The Enterococcus rotai genome includes a window with the following:
- the sdaAA gene encoding L-serine ammonia-lyase, iron-sulfur-dependent, subunit alpha, whose product MFLSIEELVQQAANFPSVAELMIATEIENHGHSRERIIETMERNLAVMKQSIEEGVDGVTSVTGITGGDAVRMNDYIQAGNFLSGETILIAVRNAVAVNEVNANMGLICATPTAGSAGVVPGVLMAAIEKLQLTHEQQLDFLFTAGAFGLVIANNSSISGAEGGCQAEVGSASAMASAALVCAAGGTADQAAQAIAITLKNMMGLICDPVAGLVEVPCVKRNALGSSQAFISADMALAGIRSVIPPDEVVAAMYQVGRQMPQIFKETAEGGLAVTPTAQRLAKEILNNQTENSTK is encoded by the coding sequence GAAGAATTAGTGCAACAAGCGGCAAATTTTCCATCAGTTGCTGAATTGATGATCGCAACTGAGATTGAAAACCATGGCCATAGTAGAGAACGAATCATTGAAACCATGGAACGAAATCTGGCTGTTATGAAGCAATCGATCGAAGAAGGTGTGGATGGCGTAACTTCAGTCACGGGTATTACTGGTGGCGATGCAGTGCGCATGAATGACTATATTCAAGCAGGAAATTTTTTAAGCGGTGAAACAATTTTAATCGCGGTCAGAAATGCGGTTGCAGTCAATGAAGTCAATGCAAACATGGGCTTGATCTGTGCAACGCCCACTGCTGGAAGTGCTGGAGTCGTCCCTGGTGTGTTGATGGCAGCAATTGAAAAGTTACAGCTGACTCATGAACAGCAATTAGATTTCTTGTTTACAGCGGGCGCTTTTGGTCTGGTCATTGCAAATAATTCCTCAATCAGTGGAGCTGAAGGCGGCTGCCAAGCCGAAGTAGGTTCAGCTAGTGCAATGGCAAGTGCTGCTTTAGTTTGTGCAGCTGGTGGTACTGCTGATCAAGCGGCTCAAGCAATTGCGATTACTTTAAAAAATATGATGGGGTTGATTTGTGATCCTGTGGCAGGACTTGTTGAAGTTCCCTGTGTAAAACGAAATGCATTAGGATCATCGCAAGCTTTTATTTCAGCAGACATGGCCTTGGCTGGCATCCGTAGTGTGATACCACCAGATGAAGTTGTCGCTGCAATGTATCAAGTTGGTCGTCAAATGCCGCAGATTTTTAAAGAAACAGCTGAAGGTGGCTTAGCCGTAACACCAACTGCTCAACGATTAGCAAAAGAAATCTTGAATAATCAAACTGAGAATTCAACGAAATAA
- a CDS encoding carboxymuconolactone decarboxylase family protein, with amino-acid sequence MSKTRFLLPKENSTAYQKIAELDQIGKTGSISESLQELIKIYASQLNGCVFCIDMHSKDALSKGETLQRVIGLVAWEEAVFYTAEERVVLAFTKEITLIHHGGVSDKTYQELQQYYNEKEIGELLVLIGTINLYNRIGITTLLQPKID; translated from the coding sequence ATGAGCAAAACAAGATTTTTATTACCAAAAGAAAATAGTACAGCTTATCAAAAAATTGCTGAACTAGATCAAATTGGAAAAACTGGCAGTATCAGTGAAAGCCTACAGGAACTGATCAAAATCTATGCTTCTCAATTAAACGGCTGTGTCTTTTGTATTGATATGCATTCAAAAGATGCCTTGTCAAAAGGAGAGACATTACAAAGAGTCATTGGATTAGTGGCCTGGGAAGAAGCCGTTTTTTATACAGCAGAAGAACGTGTAGTTCTAGCTTTTACGAAGGAAATCACGCTGATCCATCATGGTGGTGTAAGTGATAAGACCTATCAAGAACTACAGCAATATTACAATGAAAAAGAAATTGGTGAATTGTTGGTATTGATTGGGACGATCAATCTATATAATCGAATTGGCATCACCACATTATTGCAACCAAAAATAGATTAA
- a CDS encoding sigma-70 family RNA polymerase sigma factor, whose protein sequence is MDEAILIFEKFNILLYSIAYQICHSKEEAEDILQEVQLKWLEQDLTLIKNPQAFLSKLVVNRSINYLNSAQVQRVDYYGPWIPEPEIEHSEDPLIGKEKITYALLVVLEQLTPQERVVFLMKEVFAYSHKEIGELLDITAENSRKLLSRAKNAVKDNDISVDNTSQAENQKFIDLFNFSIESGDLAPLLGYLTTEAKMSIDGGQKRRAPLRTLIKATRILTFLNGVMPHDFFGDERVIGEIYQQPCLFIKEQNQLKSILFLGLNQEKTKIQHIFIINNPDKLKNIL, encoded by the coding sequence ATGGATGAAGCTATTTTGATTTTTGAAAAATTCAATATTTTACTCTATTCAATTGCTTATCAAATCTGCCACTCTAAAGAAGAAGCAGAAGATATTTTACAAGAAGTTCAGTTGAAGTGGTTGGAACAGGATCTTACGTTGATAAAAAATCCCCAAGCTTTTTTATCCAAGCTAGTTGTTAATCGCTCAATCAATTACCTGAACTCTGCCCAAGTTCAGCGTGTGGATTATTACGGACCATGGATTCCGGAACCAGAAATAGAACATTCAGAAGATCCTTTGATTGGCAAAGAAAAAATCACTTATGCTTTATTAGTTGTTTTAGAACAATTGACTCCGCAAGAACGTGTGGTTTTTCTGATGAAAGAAGTGTTTGCCTATTCTCATAAGGAAATTGGAGAATTGTTGGATATTACAGCTGAAAATAGTCGCAAGCTATTAAGTCGAGCTAAGAATGCTGTTAAGGATAACGATATTTCTGTGGACAATACTAGCCAAGCTGAAAACCAAAAATTTATTGATCTGTTCAACTTCAGTATCGAAAGTGGGGATTTAGCACCGTTGTTGGGTTATTTAACCACTGAAGCGAAAATGTCGATTGATGGTGGTCAAAAACGTCGTGCACCGCTAAGAACTTTGATCAAAGCAACTCGGATCCTTACTTTTTTAAATGGTGTTATGCCACACGATTTTTTTGGCGATGAACGTGTTATCGGTGAGATTTATCAACAACCTTGTCTCTTTATTAAAGAGCAAAACCAATTGAAAAGTATCTTATTTTTAGGACTAAACCAAGAGAAAACGAAAATCCAACATATTTTTATTATTAACAATCCTGATAAGTTGAAAAATATTTTATAA
- the rbsK gene encoding ribokinase, with protein MKKVIVLGSINMDMVMETDRLPKVGETLLGETIDYYVGGKGANQAVAASRVGAEVSLIGKIGDDTFGSKVYKHLEKEHIDVNAVTFEKNIFTGVASIFKLKEDNAIVVLPGANMLLTDVTNELNKKVNAQDVLLTQLEIPVTTVKNGLKYAKNKGAITILNPAPYNEKVVEMLPFVDIITPNETEFEGLLGHSIAHADQFEQEMLNWSQANHTQLIVTRGGDGISYTTESNVVTIPAEKVAIVDTTGAGDTFNGILAACLAKGMEISEAIKLSGKGATLSITKLGAQTGMPTLAEIEAF; from the coding sequence ATGAAAAAAGTAATAGTTTTAGGCAGTATCAATATGGATATGGTCATGGAAACAGATCGGTTACCAAAGGTTGGAGAAACACTGCTAGGAGAGACCATCGATTATTATGTTGGTGGCAAAGGCGCTAATCAAGCAGTTGCAGCTTCCAGAGTAGGAGCTGAGGTTTCCTTGATTGGGAAAATCGGTGATGATACATTTGGCTCAAAGGTGTACAAGCACTTAGAAAAAGAGCACATTGATGTGAATGCAGTAACGTTTGAAAAAAACATATTTACAGGTGTAGCATCGATTTTCAAGTTAAAAGAAGACAATGCAATTGTTGTTTTACCAGGTGCTAATATGCTTTTGACTGATGTCACGAATGAATTAAACAAAAAAGTAAATGCGCAAGATGTTCTTTTAACACAGTTGGAAATTCCAGTAACGACTGTGAAAAATGGTTTGAAGTATGCCAAAAACAAAGGAGCAATCACGATTTTAAATCCTGCTCCGTATAATGAAAAAGTTGTTGAGATGCTACCGTTTGTGGATATTATTACGCCAAATGAAACAGAATTTGAAGGGCTATTAGGGCATTCGATCGCGCATGCTGATCAATTTGAACAGGAAATGTTGAACTGGTCACAAGCGAATCACACACAGCTGATTGTCACTCGCGGCGGTGATGGAATTTCCTATACAACTGAGAGTAACGTTGTGACTATTCCAGCAGAAAAAGTTGCGATTGTGGATACAACGGGGGCTGGGGATACTTTTAATGGGATTTTAGCTGCCTGTCTAGCCAAGGGAATGGAAATTTCAGAGGCAATCAAACTCTCTGGCAAAGGTGCTACTCTCTCAATCACTAAGTTGGGCGCCCAAACTGGAATGCCAACATTAGCTGAAATTGAAGCATTTTAA
- a CDS encoding GNAT family N-acetyltransferase yields the protein MKIMLAEAIDCLEINDLYEAAKQYMHQTEVYQWTNDYPNEQIVQQDIAVQCLYKLVDDGQIVAVATVDILDQDTYILRRIATDPNYLSNGYASNLLNDIINSIKEKNGKHIYSSTNHSNLNMQHFFKKHGFEKISAYTEVEREHLGSFYKYLKKI from the coding sequence ATGAAAATAATGTTAGCTGAAGCAATCGACTGTCTAGAAATCAATGATTTGTATGAAGCAGCAAAACAATATATGCATCAAACAGAGGTTTACCAGTGGACGAACGATTATCCTAATGAACAAATTGTTCAACAGGATATCGCTGTGCAATGTTTGTACAAACTAGTTGATGATGGTCAGATAGTGGCGGTGGCTACCGTAGATATTTTGGATCAAGATACCTATATTTTAAGACGTATCGCCACCGATCCTAACTATTTATCTAATGGTTATGCATCAAACTTACTGAATGATATAATAAATAGTATAAAAGAAAAAAATGGGAAACATATTTATTCAAGTACAAATCACTCCAATCTCAACATGCAACATTTTTTTAAAAAGCATGGTTTTGAAAAAATTTCAGCATACACTGAAGTTGAAAGAGAGCATCTGGGTTCTTTCTATAAGTATTTGAAGAAAATATAA
- the dcuC gene encoding C4-dicarboxylate transporter DcuC, giving the protein MIESLLVLVVLALVAYLIIKNYHPALSLISGALILLLFAVLLGHPLYPAGEGTGLAFFDIFLKFKDTIIAQVSSAGIVIMILFGYSGYMNVIGANQVAVNILVKPLQKIKSKALFVPLVFLVGNLMSLVVPSASSLAIILMAILYPMLASMGISSLTAAGVIAMTATIMPTPLGADNVIAAETLGYDLLTYVAWNARISIPTLLIMALTHYFWQKYCDKKEGASAFVAIEDDGLVKQEESDTPKIYALLPLLPLILILVVGITSMFVKGIQMDIFVLTFISFFIAVAFETIRHRSYKKIQDSAAEMFKGMGQGFSQVVMLVVGGSLFTTAVQSLGIIDNLMASVESSASAGLVTTLIFSGATTLFGILSGGGLAMFYAVIELIPDIAAKAGIDGILISLPMQMIANLARTISPVAAVVMIVASTVGVSPVRILKRTSVPTIIGIISVIVLSILLLPY; this is encoded by the coding sequence ATGATTGAGTCATTATTAGTATTAGTTGTTTTAGCTCTTGTTGCCTATTTGATTATCAAAAATTATCATCCTGCTCTAAGTTTGATCAGCGGAGCATTGATTTTGTTATTGTTTGCTGTTTTATTAGGTCATCCGTTGTATCCAGCGGGAGAAGGAACTGGCTTAGCTTTTTTTGATATCTTTTTAAAATTTAAAGATACGATCATTGCTCAAGTTAGCTCAGCCGGAATTGTGATCATGATTTTATTTGGTTACTCTGGTTATATGAACGTGATCGGAGCCAATCAGGTAGCGGTCAATATTTTAGTGAAGCCGCTACAAAAAATCAAATCAAAAGCGTTGTTTGTTCCTCTTGTATTTTTAGTTGGCAATTTAATGTCCTTAGTAGTGCCAAGCGCATCTAGTTTAGCGATTATTTTGATGGCGATATTGTATCCAATGTTAGCTAGTATGGGGATTTCCTCATTGACAGCTGCAGGTGTGATCGCAATGACAGCAACAATTATGCCGACACCACTTGGAGCAGATAACGTGATTGCTGCTGAAACGTTAGGGTACGATCTATTGACTTATGTTGCGTGGAATGCACGAATCTCGATCCCAACATTATTGATTATGGCGTTAACTCATTACTTCTGGCAAAAATATTGTGATAAAAAAGAAGGCGCTTCAGCTTTTGTTGCAATCGAAGATGATGGCTTAGTAAAACAAGAAGAATCAGATACACCAAAAATTTATGCTCTATTGCCATTGTTGCCGCTGATCTTGATTCTAGTAGTTGGAATCACAAGTATGTTTGTTAAAGGAATCCAAATGGATATCTTTGTTTTAACATTTATTTCGTTTTTCATTGCTGTTGCGTTTGAAACAATTAGACATCGTTCTTATAAAAAAATTCAAGATTCTGCTGCGGAAATGTTTAAAGGAATGGGACAAGGGTTTAGTCAAGTTGTTATGTTAGTGGTTGGTGGTTCATTATTTACAACTGCTGTGCAGTCCCTAGGAATCATTGACAATTTGATGGCATCTGTGGAATCATCAGCTTCCGCTGGATTAGTCACAACATTGATCTTTAGCGGTGCTACTACGCTGTTCGGAATTTTAAGCGGCGGCGGTTTAGCGATGTTTTATGCAGTAATCGAATTGATTCCTGATATTGCAGCCAAAGCGGGAATTGACGGGATTTTGATTTCTTTACCAATGCAAATGATTGCAAATTTAGCAAGAACAATCTCACCGGTAGCAGCAGTTGTGATGATAGTTGCATCAACTGTTGGAGTAAGTCCAGTTCGTATTTTAAAAAGGACTAGTGTGCCTACCATTATCGGGATCATTTCTGTGATTGTATTATCGATTCTGTTACTACCGTATTAA
- the rihC gene encoding ribonucleoside hydrolase RihC: protein MVKEKRPIIIDTDPGIDDAVALSIALNHPELDVKLLTTVAGNVNVHKTTENTLKLVTFFGKQVPVAKGCDKPLLIQLEDSAEIHGESGMDGYDFPQATVNALDIHAVEAMKECILSSAEPITLVPIAALTNIALLLSMYPETKQNIKEIVMMGGSLSRGNTNTSAEFNTYVDPHAAQIVFQSDIPIVMVGLDVTSTAVLTKNETEKIKEFGKVGNMFYSLFQHYRGGSLQTGLKMHDVCAIAYLTDPTLFTVQETFVEIALEGPAAGATVADLKMKYHNTTNATVCLDIDIPAFQKWVVSNLEKIN from the coding sequence ATGGTGAAAGAAAAACGACCGATCATTATTGACACAGACCCAGGAATAGACGACGCAGTAGCGTTATCAATCGCTCTTAATCACCCAGAATTAGACGTTAAGTTGCTTACAACCGTTGCTGGAAATGTAAACGTACACAAAACAACTGAGAACACATTGAAATTAGTAACATTTTTTGGAAAACAAGTGCCTGTTGCTAAAGGGTGTGATAAACCCTTGTTGATTCAACTTGAAGATTCTGCTGAAATTCATGGTGAAAGTGGGATGGATGGCTATGATTTCCCACAAGCTACAGTAAATGCGCTTGATATCCATGCAGTAGAGGCAATGAAAGAATGCATACTTTCTAGTGCAGAGCCGATCACGTTGGTTCCTATCGCAGCATTAACCAATATCGCATTACTGCTAAGTATGTATCCAGAAACGAAACAAAATATCAAAGAAATCGTTATGATGGGCGGTTCATTATCTAGAGGAAATACCAATACAAGTGCAGAATTTAACACATACGTAGATCCCCATGCTGCTCAAATCGTTTTTCAATCAGATATCCCGATCGTGATGGTTGGTCTAGACGTTACAAGTACAGCGGTGCTAACAAAAAATGAAACTGAAAAAATCAAAGAATTTGGCAAAGTCGGCAATATGTTTTACTCACTGTTCCAGCATTATCGTGGAGGGAGTTTACAGACAGGATTAAAAATGCACGACGTTTGCGCCATTGCCTATTTAACTGATCCTACTTTATTTACTGTTCAAGAAACCTTTGTTGAAATCGCTTTAGAAGGTCCAGCAGCTGGTGCTACGGTTGCCGACTTGAAAATGAAATATCACAATACAACAAATGCAACAGTCTGTTTAGATATTGACATTCCAGCATTTCAAAAGTGGGTTGTTTCAAATTTAGAAAAAATAAATTAA
- a CDS encoding LacI family DNA-binding transcriptional regulator, which translates to MKVRMKDIAKMANVSEAAVSLVLNDKPSRISEKKKQEIKTIAKELNYVPNIAAQSLAKNASQTIGVVIPDIENPFFSKLCKQLEEQFRALGYLTIIVNSNDDFAVEKNLIQMLLNRGVDGLIIALSNESFSSKEEQERFLKEIDAPFILVDRHVSFTGINQVYFDSLAGGKLATEYLLESGHQNIAFMTGDFKVPSTLDRIEGYREALQSYGLEVREEYIIETGYRFKYGMEKAQELFLLSDVTAVLTANDMVAFGVLKQALVSGKAIPADLSIIGYDRLEMADILGLSLATVEQNIFALTEQAVTLLKERLTKHKKRTETIILKPSLFKGESVKKIK; encoded by the coding sequence ATGAAAGTTAGAATGAAAGATATTGCAAAAATGGCTAATGTATCTGAAGCTGCGGTTTCTTTAGTTTTAAATGATAAGCCTTCTAGAATTTCTGAAAAAAAGAAACAAGAAATCAAAACAATCGCTAAGGAATTGAACTATGTTCCGAATATAGCTGCGCAAAGTCTAGCAAAAAATGCTTCTCAAACCATAGGCGTTGTTATTCCAGATATTGAAAATCCGTTCTTTTCTAAACTATGTAAACAATTAGAAGAACAATTTAGAGCATTGGGTTATTTAACGATTATTGTCAATTCAAATGATGATTTTGCCGTAGAAAAAAATTTGATACAAATGTTGTTAAATCGCGGTGTTGACGGATTGATCATTGCTTTATCAAATGAGTCTTTTTCATCCAAAGAGGAACAAGAACGATTCTTGAAAGAGATCGATGCGCCATTTATTTTAGTAGATAGGCATGTCTCTTTCACTGGGATCAATCAAGTTTATTTTGACAGCCTAGCAGGCGGTAAGCTTGCAACGGAATATCTTCTTGAAAGTGGTCATCAAAATATTGCCTTTATGACAGGAGATTTTAAAGTTCCCAGTACACTTGATCGTATTGAAGGCTATCGAGAAGCACTCCAAAGTTATGGTTTAGAAGTGAGAGAAGAGTATATTATTGAAACAGGCTATCGCTTTAAATATGGTATGGAAAAAGCCCAAGAACTGTTTTTATTGTCAGATGTGACGGCTGTACTTACAGCGAATGATATGGTTGCCTTTGGTGTATTAAAGCAGGCCTTGGTCAGTGGTAAAGCAATTCCAGCAGATCTTTCGATCATTGGCTATGACCGCTTAGAAATGGCAGATATTTTAGGCCTTTCCTTAGCAACAGTGGAGCAAAATATCTTTGCGTTAACAGAACAAGCAGTTACTCTATTGAAAGAGAGGCTGACAAAACACAAGAAAAGAACTGAGACGATTATTTTGAAGCCAAGCCTATTTAAAGGTGAAAGTGTTAAAAAAATAAAATAG
- a CDS encoding alpha/beta fold hydrolase, producing MKKKQHYLFVIICLLLVFVGCTGKKGAQNEKQQDHKKSTTSETIQKTAVPTLFIHGYSGGNNSFGRMIKRIEKNDRTKKELVLTVSAEGSIQAKGKLTGKKDNPSIQVLFEDNKNNEWNQAEWIKNCLIYLRETYKVTQVNLVGHSMGGASSLRFLSTYGDDPSLPKINKFVGIAAPFNNFVELSNGETLEAVITNGPAIQSERYADYVSGIDKVPVTMDVLLIAGDVQDGSLSDEAVPVADALSVVSLFKAHGNQVEEKIFYGKSAQHSALHENTEVDQLVTDFLWN from the coding sequence ATGAAGAAAAAGCAGCATTATTTATTCGTAATTATCTGTCTCTTGCTAGTGTTTGTTGGTTGCACTGGTAAAAAAGGAGCTCAAAATGAAAAGCAACAAGATCATAAAAAGTCAACAACAAGTGAAACCATTCAAAAAACAGCTGTACCAACATTATTTATTCATGGATATAGCGGTGGTAATAATTCCTTTGGCCGTATGATCAAACGGATAGAAAAGAATGATCGTACGAAAAAAGAATTAGTCTTGACTGTTAGCGCTGAAGGCTCCATTCAAGCAAAAGGGAAACTAACGGGTAAAAAAGATAATCCCAGCATTCAAGTTCTGTTTGAAGACAATAAAAATAATGAATGGAATCAGGCTGAGTGGATCAAAAATTGTTTAATCTATCTTCGTGAGACTTATAAGGTAACGCAAGTCAATCTTGTGGGACATTCCATGGGAGGAGCCAGTTCGTTACGATTTTTATCAACTTATGGTGATGACCCGAGCCTACCTAAAATCAATAAATTTGTTGGGATAGCAGCGCCATTCAATAACTTTGTGGAATTATCAAATGGAGAGACACTTGAAGCGGTCATCACGAATGGACCAGCAATTCAAAGTGAAAGATACGCTGATTATGTCAGCGGCATCGACAAAGTACCAGTTACAATGGACGTATTGCTTATCGCAGGAGACGTGCAAGATGGTAGTTTAAGTGATGAAGCTGTTCCAGTAGCAGATGCGTTAAGTGTTGTTTCATTGTTTAAGGCTCATGGCAATCAAGTAGAAGAGAAGATTTTTTACGGAAAATCAGCGCAGCACAGCGCATTACATGAAAATACCGAAGTTGATCAGCTTGTTACAGATTTTTTGTGGAACTAA
- the nusG gene encoding transcription termination/antitermination protein NusG has translation MESFEKNWYVLHTYSGYENKVKANIESRAQSMGMGDFIFRVVVPEETETEVKNGKSKEIVHKTFPGYVLVEMTMTDDSWYVVRNTPGVTGFVGSHGAGSKPAPLLQEEINHILRSIGMSTRQSDLDVALGDTVRIIEGAFSGLEGEVTEVDEERQKLKVNIDMFGRETSTELDFEQVDSI, from the coding sequence ATGGAATCATTTGAAAAGAATTGGTATGTATTACATACATACTCTGGCTATGAAAACAAAGTAAAAGCAAACATTGAATCACGTGCACAAAGCATGGGCATGGGAGATTTTATTTTCCGCGTCGTTGTTCCAGAAGAAACTGAAACAGAAGTAAAAAATGGTAAATCAAAAGAGATCGTTCATAAAACTTTCCCAGGTTATGTTTTGGTGGAAATGACGATGACAGATGATTCTTGGTATGTAGTCCGTAATACACCAGGTGTTACTGGGTTTGTCGGCTCACATGGAGCCGGAAGTAAACCAGCTCCTTTATTACAAGAAGAAATCAATCATATCTTGCGTTCAATCGGTATGAGCACGCGTCAATCTGATTTGGATGTTGCACTAGGCGACACAGTCCGCATCATCGAAGGGGCCTTTTCTGGTCTTGAAGGTGAAGTAACTGAGGTAGACGAAGAACGCCAAAAATTAAAAGTGAATATCGACATGTTCGGTCGTGAAACAAGTACAGAATTAGACTTTGAACAAGTAGATTCAATCTAA
- the secE gene encoding preprotein translocase subunit SecE: MKFLRSVKDEMKQVTWPSKKQLRKDTLVVIETSIIFAALFFVMDTVIQTAFGWILK; this comes from the coding sequence ATGAAATTTTTACGTAGTGTTAAAGATGAGATGAAGCAAGTGACTTGGCCATCTAAAAAACAATTACGCAAGGATACGTTGGTTGTTATCGAAACATCAATCATTTTTGCTGCATTATTCTTTGTAATGGACACAGTGATCCAAACAGCATTTGGTTGGATTCTTAAGTAA
- the rpmG gene encoding 50S ribosomal protein L33 — MATKKSALACSDCGSRNYSKAVSEGKRGERLEIKKFCKYCQKYTLHKETK; from the coding sequence ATGGCAACAAAAAAATCAGCACTTGCTTGTTCAGATTGTGGCTCCAGAAACTATTCTAAAGCCGTCAGTGAAGGAAAACGTGGAGAACGGTTAGAAATCAAAAAATTCTGTAAATACTGTCAAAAATACACGTTACATAAAGAGACGAAATAG
- the cbpA gene encoding cyclic di-AMP binding protein CbpA — translation MLLKSVVIKKKNLTTVNESCTLEEALTILEDSGYRCVPILDESEKIFRGNIYKMHIYRHKANGGDMTLPVTYLLKNATKFIFVNTSFFKVFFTIKELPYIAVLDENNYFYGILTHSTLLNILAQSWNIERGSYVLTIATTGKQGDLAAMTKIIAKHSSIASCITLDIGEDEFIRRTLITLPAETSEETCAVIVENLERKNLKVVEIEDLQANAE, via the coding sequence ATGTTATTAAAATCCGTTGTTATCAAAAAGAAAAATCTTACAACAGTCAATGAATCTTGTACTTTGGAAGAAGCATTAACCATCCTTGAAGATTCAGGTTATCGTTGTGTGCCGATCTTAGATGAATCGGAAAAGATTTTTAGAGGAAATATCTATAAAATGCACATCTACCGCCATAAAGCAAACGGTGGAGATATGACTTTACCAGTGACTTATTTATTAAAAAATGCAACTAAATTTATTTTTGTCAACACATCCTTTTTCAAAGTTTTCTTTACAATCAAAGAATTACCTTACATCGCAGTGTTAGATGAAAACAACTATTTTTATGGCATTTTAACGCACAGTACGTTATTGAATATTCTCGCTCAATCTTGGAATATTGAACGTGGTAGTTATGTTTTAACAATTGCTACAACAGGTAAACAAGGCGATCTTGCAGCTATGACAAAAATCATTGCGAAACATAGTAGTATCGCCAGCTGTATCACACTTGATATCGGTGAAGATGAATTTATCCGCCGTACCTTGATTACTTTACCTGCTGAGACATCTGAAGAAACCTGTGCAGTGATTGTTGAGAATTTAGAGCGTAAAAATCTTAAAGTTGTTGAAATCGAAGATTTACAAGCGAACGCTGAATAA
- the murB gene encoding UDP-N-acetylmuramate dehydrogenase: MNKIEMMNDLTEITLLFDEPLMNFTFTKTGGPVDVLAFPKSKAEVTALVEYCRGHDIPWLVLGNASNLIVRDGGIRGMVIMLENMKQITVQENQIIVEAGAKLIDTTYVALDHDLTGFEFACGIPGSIGGAVYMNAGAYGGEIKDVFTSVDVLLEDGTIKTLKNEEMYFSYRHSTIQKMHCIVLEATFSLEKGESSVIKSQMDELTELRESKQPLEYPSCGSVFKRPEGHFTGKLIQDAGLQGLKWGGAQISEKHAGFIVNIDHATATDYVELIAHIQQVIKEKFDVVLETEVRIIGEER, encoded by the coding sequence ATGAATAAAATTGAAATGATGAATGACTTAACCGAGATAACTTTACTATTTGATGAACCTTTGATGAATTTTACGTTTACTAAAACTGGCGGGCCTGTTGATGTCTTGGCTTTTCCAAAATCAAAAGCTGAAGTAACGGCCTTAGTTGAATATTGCCGTGGACACGATATTCCTTGGCTTGTTTTGGGGAATGCGAGTAATTTAATCGTACGTGATGGCGGTATTCGCGGTATGGTGATTATGTTAGAGAACATGAAACAAATTACCGTTCAAGAAAATCAAATCATTGTTGAAGCTGGAGCAAAATTGATTGATACAACGTATGTTGCACTAGATCATGATTTGACTGGTTTTGAATTTGCTTGTGGTATCCCAGGCAGTATCGGTGGAGCAGTCTATATGAACGCTGGAGCTTATGGCGGAGAAATCAAAGATGTCTTCACAAGTGTAGATGTTTTGTTAGAAGATGGAACCATCAAAACATTGAAGAATGAAGAGATGTACTTTTCATATCGTCACAGTACAATTCAAAAAATGCACTGTATTGTTTTAGAAGCAACTTTTTCTTTAGAAAAAGGCGAGTCCAGTGTAATCAAGAGCCAAATGGACGAATTGACTGAACTTAGAGAATCGAAACAACCATTAGAATACCCGTCTTGTGGTAGCGTCTTTAAACGTCCAGAAGGACATTTTACTGGGAAATTAATTCAGGATGCTGGGTTACAAGGATTGAAATGGGGCGGTGCTCAAATTTCAGAAAAACATGCCGGTTTTATCGTGAATATCGATCATGCTACGGCGACTGATTATGTGGAATTGATTGCCCATATTCAACAAGTGATCAAAGAAAAATTTGATGTTGTCTTGGAAACGGAAGTTCGGATCATTGGAGAAGAACGGTAA